A region from the Variovorax paradoxus genome encodes:
- a CDS encoding AI-2E family transporter produces MNSPQLQRGVFLALLAAVTVAFLWVLMPFFGAVLWGVALAILFTPLYKRLLKAMPGWHNAAALSTLAICLFIVILPLAMVGVSLVQEIVQVTQSIRSGQINFAAYFQQILNAVPQWLLNLFDRFNLGDMEAWQARISAGAAQGSQLIAGQALTIGQNTFDFVISFFVMLYLLYFLVRDGAALSKSMREAVPLARPHTHYLLNKFTTVIRATVKGNVAVAIAQGAIGGLTFWLLGVQGALLWAVLMAFLSLLPAVGAALIWGPVAIYYLATGHFWQGGILIFVGVFVIGLVDNILRPVLVGKDTQMPDYIVLMSTIGGMAIFGINGFVIGPVIAALFMAAWSLFVESGQLETAPGEDKKSN; encoded by the coding sequence ATGAATTCACCCCAACTCCAGCGCGGCGTCTTCCTCGCCCTGCTCGCTGCCGTCACTGTCGCCTTCCTCTGGGTGCTGATGCCGTTCTTCGGCGCGGTGCTGTGGGGCGTGGCGCTGGCCATCCTGTTCACGCCGCTCTACAAGCGGCTGCTCAAGGCAATGCCCGGCTGGCACAACGCTGCGGCGCTGTCGACACTGGCCATTTGCCTCTTCATCGTGATTCTTCCGCTGGCCATGGTCGGGGTGTCGCTGGTGCAGGAAATCGTGCAGGTCACGCAGAGCATCCGTTCGGGGCAGATCAATTTCGCGGCTTACTTCCAGCAGATCCTCAACGCCGTGCCGCAATGGCTGCTGAATCTCTTCGACCGCTTCAACCTCGGCGACATGGAGGCCTGGCAGGCCCGCATTTCCGCAGGCGCCGCGCAGGGCAGCCAGCTCATCGCCGGGCAGGCACTGACCATCGGCCAGAACACCTTCGACTTCGTCATCAGCTTCTTCGTGATGCTGTATCTGCTGTATTTCCTCGTGCGTGACGGCGCGGCGCTTTCGAAGTCGATGCGTGAGGCCGTGCCGCTTGCCAGGCCGCACACGCACTACCTGCTCAACAAGTTCACCACCGTGATCCGCGCCACCGTCAAGGGCAACGTGGCGGTGGCCATTGCGCAGGGCGCGATCGGCGGGCTGACGTTCTGGCTGCTGGGCGTGCAGGGCGCGCTGCTGTGGGCCGTGCTGATGGCCTTTCTCTCGCTGCTGCCCGCGGTGGGCGCGGCGCTCATCTGGGGGCCGGTGGCCATCTATTACCTGGCCACCGGCCATTTCTGGCAGGGCGGCATCCTGATCTTCGTGGGCGTGTTCGTGATCGGGCTGGTCGACAACATCCTGCGCCCGGTGCTGGTGGGCAAGGACACGCAGATGCCCGACTACATCGTGCTGATGTCGACCATCGGCGGCATGGCGATCTTCGGCATCAACGGCTTCGTGATCGGTCCGGTGATTGCGGCGCTGTTCATGGCGGCGTGGAGCCTGTTCGTGGAGTCGGGCCAGCTGGAGACCGCCCCCGGCGAGGACAAGAAGAGCAACTGA
- a CDS encoding DUF2141 domain-containing protein, which translates to MNILLSRPRVRALCAAALLSPLAALAADLSVNVADGPAADATLYLALYHDAASYAESKAVASQTAPMQGGKARLVFAGLAPGRYALRAFADENGNGKLDTNLMGMPTERYGFSNDAKGNRAAPAFEAAAISVDADLQTIIHLR; encoded by the coding sequence ATGAACATTCTTCTGTCCCGGCCCCGCGTGCGCGCCCTGTGCGCCGCCGCGCTGCTTTCTCCGCTGGCCGCGCTGGCGGCCGACTTGAGCGTGAACGTGGCCGACGGCCCGGCCGCCGACGCCACGCTCTACCTGGCGCTGTACCACGACGCCGCCAGCTATGCCGAGAGCAAGGCCGTGGCCTCGCAGACCGCGCCGATGCAGGGCGGCAAGGCCCGGCTCGTGTTCGCGGGACTGGCGCCGGGGCGCTACGCGCTGCGGGCCTTTGCCGACGAGAACGGCAACGGCAAGCTCGACACCAACCTCATGGGCATGCCGACCGAACGCTACGGCTTCTCGAACGACGCAAAAGGCAACCGCGCCGCGCCCGCCTTCGAAGCCGCGGCAATCAGCGTCGATGCCGACCTGCAGACCATCATTCACCTGCGCTGA
- a CDS encoding NAD(P)/FAD-dependent oxidoreductase, which translates to MKTPGPFTSTEPDVVVIGGGPAGSTVAALLADKGHDVVLFEKAHHPRFHIGESLLPMNMPLFDRLGVRTEVEAIGIAKHGAEFVSPWHDHTSHFFFGEAMDKSFPYAVHVRRSEFDELLFRHAAGRGARTFEGQRVTGVDMDAGKGADNRALVKIKAEDGTETSWRPRFVIDASGRDTVLSNQFDAKQRNPRHASAALFGHFANAERRPGRYEGNISLFWFDHGWFWYIPLKDGTVSVGAVASPAYFKNRKGSLEEFLMETIALAPKLAARLKNATLMEGATTTGNYAYDSKFCRGDRFMMVGDAYAFVDPMFSSGVYLAMNSAFESAAAADFWLKGEMKQAEKAFRRFDKVMKHGPKMFSWFIYRITSPAIRRLFMNPRNIWRMQEALLSILAGDLFRDTPIGPRFWGFKITYYASCIGILPQAIKTWAWRRRNLKESLEAAKT; encoded by the coding sequence ATGAAGACGCCCGGACCTTTCACGAGTACAGAGCCCGACGTCGTGGTCATCGGCGGGGGCCCGGCGGGCTCCACCGTGGCCGCGCTGCTGGCGGACAAGGGCCACGATGTGGTGCTGTTCGAGAAGGCGCACCATCCGCGCTTTCACATCGGCGAATCGCTGCTGCCGATGAACATGCCGCTGTTCGACCGGCTGGGCGTGCGCACCGAGGTCGAGGCCATCGGCATTGCCAAGCACGGCGCCGAGTTCGTCTCGCCTTGGCATGACCACACCAGCCACTTCTTCTTCGGCGAGGCCATGGACAAGAGCTTTCCGTATGCGGTGCACGTGCGCCGCTCGGAGTTCGACGAGCTGCTGTTCCGCCATGCCGCCGGGCGCGGCGCGCGCACCTTCGAGGGCCAGCGCGTCACCGGCGTGGACATGGACGCCGGCAAGGGCGCGGACAACCGCGCGCTGGTGAAGATCAAGGCCGAAGACGGCACCGAAACCAGCTGGCGCCCGCGCTTCGTGATCGATGCGAGCGGCCGCGACACCGTGCTGTCGAACCAGTTCGATGCCAAGCAGCGCAACCCCCGGCACGCCAGCGCGGCCCTGTTCGGCCACTTTGCCAACGCGGAACGTCGGCCCGGCCGCTACGAAGGCAACATCTCGCTCTTCTGGTTCGACCACGGCTGGTTCTGGTACATCCCGCTCAAGGACGGCACCGTGAGCGTGGGCGCAGTGGCTTCGCCCGCGTACTTCAAGAACCGCAAGGGCTCGCTGGAAGAATTCCTGATGGAAACCATCGCGCTCGCGCCCAAGCTGGCCGCGCGCCTGAAGAACGCCACGCTGATGGAAGGCGCCACCACCACCGGCAACTACGCCTACGACTCCAAGTTCTGCCGCGGCGACCGCTTCATGATGGTGGGCGACGCCTATGCCTTCGTCGACCCGATGTTCTCGTCGGGCGTGTACCTGGCGATGAACAGCGCCTTCGAAAGCGCCGCAGCGGCCGACTTCTGGCTCAAGGGCGAGATGAAGCAAGCCGAGAAGGCCTTCCGCCGCTTCGACAAGGTGATGAAGCACGGCCCCAAGATGTTCTCGTGGTTCATCTACCGCATCACCTCGCCGGCCATCCGCCGGCTGTTCATGAACCCGCGCAACATCTGGCGCATGCAGGAGGCGCTGCTGTCCATCCTGGCGGGCGACCTGTTCCGCGACACACCCATCGGCCCGCGCTTCTGGGGCTTCAAGATCACCTACTACGCCTCGTGCATCGGCATCCTGCCGCAGGCCATCAAGACCTGGGCATGGCGCCGGCGCAACCTGAAAGAGTCTCTGGAAGCCGCGAAGACCTGA
- a CDS encoding carotenoid oxygenase family protein, which yields MERRELLRLLASAGALPLLAPLARAAGTDDWQAQFEAAGSPWKAGFATPPDDLPLTRATVRGRFPDALAGTLFRIGPAGHDLGGERYHHWFDGDGMVHRFVIDGADVRHQGRYVATPKRVAEVRAGRRLFEAFGTTPPGVEPPTSADSINVANTSVLPLRGEVLALWEGGSATRIDARTLHTLGVKTWRTDLAGMPFSAHPKVDPDGTVWNFGVSSGQGLLALYEIAPHGALRRAAVVPVADMPMVHDFAVTGRHLVFLMPPLVYDGKRKEAGASFLDAHVWRPELGMRALVIDKQNWERRQMLTLPAGFLFHVGNAWEEDTPRGTLVHIDYVRSDNADSVFTTNREVMRARRVKSIDPRLTVATLNLGTGKATQQALAQEAEFPRIDPRRVGLRHRHVVHATQTRPDVPGFGAIARTDVESDRSQRFSYGTQALVEEHVFVPDGTRPGWVLGTVFDFGRQKTVLSCFAADHLAAGPVAQATLPYALPLGLHGAFVPA from the coding sequence ATGGAACGACGCGAACTCCTGCGCCTGCTGGCTTCGGCCGGCGCCCTGCCCCTGCTGGCACCGCTGGCCCGCGCAGCCGGCACGGACGACTGGCAAGCCCAGTTCGAAGCCGCCGGCTCGCCCTGGAAGGCCGGCTTCGCCACGCCCCCGGACGACCTGCCGCTGACCCGCGCCACGGTGCGCGGACGCTTCCCCGATGCCCTGGCCGGCACGCTGTTTCGCATCGGCCCGGCCGGCCACGACCTGGGCGGCGAGCGCTACCACCACTGGTTCGACGGCGACGGCATGGTGCATCGCTTCGTGATCGACGGGGCCGATGTGCGGCACCAGGGCCGCTATGTCGCCACGCCCAAGCGCGTGGCCGAGGTGCGGGCCGGCCGCCGCCTGTTCGAGGCCTTCGGCACCACGCCGCCGGGTGTCGAGCCGCCGACCTCGGCCGACAGCATCAATGTCGCCAACACCAGCGTGCTGCCGCTGCGCGGCGAGGTGCTGGCACTGTGGGAAGGGGGATCGGCCACGCGCATCGACGCGCGCACGCTGCACACGCTGGGCGTGAAGACCTGGCGCACCGACCTCGCGGGCATGCCGTTCTCGGCCCATCCCAAGGTCGATCCGGACGGCACGGTGTGGAACTTTGGCGTGAGTTCCGGCCAGGGCCTGCTCGCGCTGTACGAGATTGCGCCCCACGGCGCGCTGCGGCGCGCAGCCGTGGTGCCGGTGGCCGACATGCCGATGGTCCACGACTTCGCCGTGACCGGGCGGCACCTGGTGTTCCTGATGCCGCCGCTGGTCTACGACGGCAAGCGCAAGGAGGCCGGCGCGAGCTTTCTCGACGCCCACGTCTGGCGGCCGGAACTTGGCATGCGCGCGCTGGTGATCGACAAGCAGAACTGGGAGCGGCGCCAGATGCTCACGCTGCCGGCCGGCTTCCTGTTCCACGTGGGCAATGCCTGGGAAGAAGACACGCCCCGCGGCACGCTCGTCCACATCGACTACGTGCGTTCGGACAACGCCGATTCGGTGTTCACGACCAACCGCGAAGTGATGCGCGCGCGCCGCGTGAAGAGCATCGACCCGCGCCTGACCGTCGCCACGCTGAATCTCGGCACCGGCAAGGCCACGCAGCAGGCGCTGGCGCAGGAAGCCGAGTTTCCGCGCATCGACCCGCGACGCGTCGGCCTGCGTCACCGCCATGTGGTCCATGCCACGCAGACGCGCCCCGATGTGCCGGGCTTCGGCGCGATCGCGCGCACCGATGTCGAAAGCGACCGCAGCCAGCGCTTCAGCTACGGCACGCAGGCCCTGGTGGAAGAGCATGTCTTCGTGCCGGACGGCACCAGGCCGGGCTGGGTGCTGGGGACGGTGTTCGATTTCGGCCGGCAGAAGACAGTGCTGTCATGCTTCGCGGCCGACCACTTGGCGGCGGGACCGGTGGCGCAGGCCACGCTGCCGTACGCACTTCCATTGGGCCTGCACGGCGCCTTCGTGCCGGCCTGA
- the hyi gene encoding hydroxypyruvate isomerase: MPKFAANLTMLFTELPFMQRFEAAAKAGFEAVEYLFPYPFEKKELAAALRANGLQQVLHNLPAGDWDKGERGIACHPERTGEFREGIAMAIDYATALGCPQLNCLVGKLPAGVSTEAAHKTVVENLRLAASELEAAGLRLLIEPINTFDIPGFFLTRTDQALALIDEVGSSNLRVQYDIYHAQRMEGELGNTLSKHVARIGHIQLADNPGRGEPGTGEINYPWLFKHIDAIGYDGWIGCEYKPRSDTVNGLGWREALTQ, translated from the coding sequence ATGCCCAAGTTCGCAGCCAACCTCACGATGCTCTTCACCGAGCTGCCGTTCATGCAGCGCTTCGAGGCCGCCGCCAAGGCCGGTTTCGAGGCGGTGGAATATCTGTTTCCCTACCCCTTCGAAAAGAAGGAGCTCGCGGCCGCGCTGCGTGCCAACGGCTTGCAGCAGGTGCTGCACAACCTGCCGGCCGGCGACTGGGACAAGGGCGAGCGCGGCATTGCCTGCCATCCGGAGCGCACCGGCGAATTCCGCGAAGGCATTGCCATGGCCATCGACTACGCCACGGCGCTGGGTTGCCCGCAGCTCAACTGCCTGGTCGGCAAGCTGCCTGCGGGCGTGAGCACCGAGGCCGCGCACAAGACGGTGGTCGAGAACCTGCGCCTTGCCGCCAGCGAGCTCGAAGCGGCGGGCCTGCGGCTCCTGATCGAGCCGATCAACACCTTCGACATCCCGGGCTTCTTCCTGACGCGCACCGACCAGGCACTGGCGCTGATCGACGAGGTGGGCTCTTCCAACCTGCGGGTGCAGTACGACATCTACCACGCGCAGCGCATGGAGGGCGAGCTCGGCAACACGCTGTCGAAGCACGTCGCGCGCATCGGCCACATCCAGCTGGCCGACAACCCTGGGCGCGGCGAGCCGGGCACGGGAGAAATCAACTATCCGTGGCTCTTCAAGCATATCGATGCGATCGGCTACGACGGCTGGATCGGCTGCGAATACAAGCCGCGCAGCGACACCGTGAACGGCCTCGGCTGGCGCGAAGCGCTCACGCAATAA
- a CDS encoding GntR family transcriptional regulator: MAADVNPTSIAERVVEAILAQKLAPGERLGEQALAENFAVSRTMVREALMQLQARGFVEVQSRRGWYVVEPSAEEARDAFSARRIVEAGILAESEGRPLQKAIRKLRDHIADERRAIEGADAATRAFLLADFHVCLAEQMGHQLLVDVLRDLTARTTLAATLYQSKHEAGQSCAEHGAIVAALEAGDTAQARQLMIEHIGNVERSLEVETAAEPDAPARLRATLAPVALPRARR; encoded by the coding sequence ATGGCCGCCGACGTCAATCCCACCTCCATCGCGGAGCGCGTGGTCGAAGCCATCCTGGCGCAAAAGCTCGCACCGGGCGAGCGGCTGGGCGAGCAGGCGCTGGCCGAGAACTTCGCGGTAAGCCGGACCATGGTGCGCGAGGCGCTCATGCAGTTGCAGGCGCGCGGCTTCGTCGAGGTGCAGTCGCGCCGCGGCTGGTACGTGGTGGAGCCCTCGGCCGAGGAAGCACGCGACGCCTTCTCGGCGCGGCGCATCGTCGAGGCGGGCATCCTGGCCGAAAGCGAAGGCCGGCCGCTGCAAAAAGCCATCCGCAAGCTGCGCGACCACATTGCCGACGAGCGGCGCGCCATCGAGGGCGCCGATGCCGCCACGCGCGCCTTCCTGCTGGCAGACTTCCACGTCTGCCTGGCCGAGCAGATGGGCCACCAGCTGCTGGTGGACGTGCTGCGCGACCTCACGGCCCGCACCACGCTGGCCGCGACGCTCTACCAGTCGAAGCACGAAGCCGGCCAATCGTGCGCCGAGCACGGCGCCATCGTGGCCGCGCTGGAGGCCGGCGACACGGCCCAGGCGCGCCAGCTGATGATCGAGCACATCGGCAATGTCGAGCGCTCGCTCGAGGTCGAAACCGCGGCAGAGCCCGACGCCCCCGCCCGGCTGCGCGCCACGCTGGCGCCAGTGGCGCTGCCGCGCGCCAGGCGCTGA
- the gcl gene encoding glyoxylate carboligase, protein MAKMKAVQAAVLVMEKEGVTQAFGVPGAAINPMYSALRQRGTISHILARHVEGASHMAEGYTRAVAGNIGVCIGTSGPAGTDMITGLYSAWADSIPILCITGQAPRARLYKEDFQAVDIESISKPVTKWSVTVREPGQVPQVFQQAFHLMRSGRPGPVLVDLPFDVQMAEIEFDIDSYEPLTPYKPAATRAQIEKAIGMLQAAERPLIVAGGGVINADASDLLVRFAEATGVPVIPTLMGWGAIPDDHPLMAGMCGLQTSHRYGNATMLASDFVLGIGNRWANRHTGSVDVYTKGRKFVHVDIEPTQIGRVFTPDFGIVSDAKAALEQFVAVAEEMKAAGRLRDRREWARSCIERKKTMLRKTNFDDVPMKPQRVYQCMNNNFSNDTCYVSTIGLSQIAAAQFLHVYNPRHWINCGQAGPLGWTIPAALGVRAADPTRKIVALSGDYDFQFMIEELAVGAQFKLPYIHIVVNNSYLGLIRQAQRGFEMDYCVQLAFDNINAGPDAGIESSYGVDHLKVVEGLGCKAIRVNKQEEIAPAIQRAEALMAEFSVPVVIEVMLERVTNIAMGTEIDNITEFEPLAEHPADAPTAVAAEMLD, encoded by the coding sequence ATGGCAAAAATGAAAGCAGTCCAGGCCGCCGTGCTGGTGATGGAAAAGGAAGGCGTGACGCAGGCCTTCGGCGTGCCCGGCGCCGCCATCAACCCGATGTATTCCGCGCTGCGCCAGCGCGGCACCATCTCGCACATCCTCGCGCGCCACGTCGAGGGCGCCTCGCACATGGCCGAGGGCTACACGCGTGCCGTGGCCGGCAACATCGGCGTGTGCATCGGCACCTCGGGGCCGGCGGGCACCGACATGATCACGGGCCTGTATTCGGCCTGGGCCGATTCGATCCCTATCCTCTGCATCACCGGCCAGGCGCCGCGCGCGCGGCTCTACAAGGAAGACTTCCAGGCGGTCGACATCGAGTCGATCTCCAAGCCCGTCACCAAGTGGTCGGTCACCGTGCGCGAGCCCGGCCAGGTGCCGCAGGTGTTTCAGCAGGCCTTCCACCTGATGCGCTCGGGCCGCCCGGGCCCCGTGCTGGTCGATCTGCCTTTCGACGTGCAGATGGCCGAGATCGAGTTCGACATCGACAGCTACGAGCCGCTCACCCCCTACAAGCCGGCCGCCACGCGGGCCCAGATCGAGAAAGCCATCGGCATGCTCCAGGCCGCCGAGCGCCCGCTGATCGTGGCCGGCGGCGGCGTCATCAACGCCGATGCGTCCGACCTGCTGGTGCGCTTTGCCGAAGCCACCGGCGTGCCGGTGATTCCCACGCTGATGGGCTGGGGCGCGATCCCCGACGACCATCCGCTGATGGCCGGCATGTGCGGCCTGCAGACCAGCCACCGCTACGGCAACGCGACCATGCTCGCGAGCGACTTCGTGCTGGGCATCGGCAACCGCTGGGCCAACCGCCACACCGGTTCGGTCGACGTCTACACCAAGGGCCGCAAATTCGTGCATGTGGACATCGAGCCCACGCAGATCGGCCGCGTGTTCACACCCGACTTCGGCATCGTGTCCGACGCCAAGGCCGCTCTCGAGCAGTTCGTGGCCGTGGCCGAAGAGATGAAGGCCGCCGGCAGGCTGCGCGACCGCCGCGAGTGGGCCAGGTCGTGCATCGAGCGCAAGAAGACCATGCTGCGCAAGACCAACTTCGACGACGTGCCGATGAAGCCGCAGCGCGTGTACCAGTGCATGAACAACAACTTCAGCAACGACACCTGCTACGTGAGCACCATCGGCCTCTCGCAGATCGCGGCGGCGCAGTTCCTGCACGTGTACAACCCGCGCCACTGGATCAACTGCGGCCAGGCCGGCCCGCTGGGCTGGACCATCCCGGCCGCACTCGGCGTGCGCGCCGCGGACCCGACGCGCAAGATCGTCGCGCTCTCGGGCGACTACGACTTCCAGTTCATGATCGAAGAGCTGGCCGTGGGTGCGCAGTTCAAGCTGCCGTACATCCACATCGTGGTCAACAACTCCTACCTCGGGTTGATTCGCCAGGCGCAGCGCGGCTTCGAGATGGACTACTGCGTGCAGCTCGCGTTCGACAACATCAACGCGGGGCCCGATGCGGGCATCGAAAGCAGCTACGGCGTGGACCACCTGAAAGTGGTCGAAGGCCTGGGCTGCAAGGCGATCCGCGTGAACAAGCAGGAAGAGATCGCGCCAGCCATCCAGCGCGCCGAAGCGCTGATGGCCGAGTTCAGCGTGCCGGTCGTCATCGAGGTGATGCTGGAGCGCGTGACCAACATCGCGATGGGCACCGAGATCGACAACATCACCGAGTTCGAGCCCCTGGCCGAGCATCCGGCCGATGCGCCGACCGCCGTCGCGGCCGAGATGCTGGACTGA
- a CDS encoding LysR family transcriptional regulator has product MDRLLAMEMFVRVVETGSFSKAALEFHTTQPTVTKQVAATEARLKVRLLNRNTRGVSLTEPGALYYEKCKNIVREAEEAESIVQLRQNQAQGLLRIGTSVAFGRRVVVPLALEYMRRHPQVQLDLSFEDRYVDLITQGIDVAIRMGKLADSSLGARYLGTNPWAMVAAPGYLKKHGTPRRAQDLSAHVALIYSSVVGDEFWRMHTPKGDPVTVPVSGRFRSNNLSAVLAAARDGLGIALMPRYVASESLASGKVLEVLGDHALPEQEIHAVFPSPKLVPGKVSGFVAFLQGRFDEGWWAG; this is encoded by the coding sequence ATGGACAGACTGCTGGCAATGGAAATGTTCGTGCGCGTGGTCGAGACCGGCAGCTTCTCGAAGGCGGCGCTCGAATTCCACACCACGCAGCCCACCGTGACCAAGCAGGTCGCGGCCACCGAAGCGCGCCTGAAGGTGCGGCTGCTCAACCGCAACACGCGCGGCGTGAGCCTCACGGAACCGGGCGCGCTCTACTACGAGAAGTGCAAGAACATCGTGCGCGAGGCCGAGGAGGCCGAGAGCATCGTGCAGCTGCGCCAGAACCAGGCGCAGGGGCTGCTGCGCATCGGCACCTCGGTGGCCTTCGGCCGCCGCGTGGTGGTGCCGCTGGCGCTCGAATACATGCGCCGGCATCCGCAGGTGCAGCTCGACCTGAGCTTCGAGGACCGCTACGTCGACCTCATCACGCAGGGCATCGACGTGGCGATCCGCATGGGCAAGCTGGCCGATTCGTCGCTGGGCGCGCGCTACCTGGGCACCAACCCGTGGGCCATGGTCGCGGCGCCGGGCTACCTGAAGAAGCACGGCACGCCCAGGCGCGCGCAAGACCTGAGCGCGCATGTGGCGCTGATCTACAGCAGCGTGGTGGGCGACGAGTTCTGGCGCATGCACACGCCCAAGGGCGATCCGGTGACGGTGCCGGTCTCGGGGCGCTTTCGCTCCAACAACCTTTCGGCCGTGCTGGCCGCGGCGCGCGACGGGCTGGGCATTGCGCTGATGCCGCGCTACGTGGCGAGCGAATCGCTGGCCTCGGGCAAGGTGCTCGAAGTGCTGGGCGACCATGCGCTGCCCGAGCAGGAGATCCACGCCGTCTTTCCCTCGCCCAAGCTGGTGCCGGGGAAGGTGTCGGGCTTCGTGGCCTTTCTGCAGGGGCGGTTTGACGAAGGGTGGTGGGCGGGCTGA
- a CDS encoding 2-hydroxy-3-oxopropionate reductase, with protein MSQSQKIGFIGLGIMGAPMAGHLLDAGHQLFVNTQGNTPEPFISKATICASAAEVARQADIIFIMVPDTPDVEKVLFGEPGTQGVAEGLKDSRGKIVVDCSSIDPIATKGFAKRIIALGCGYIDAPVSGGEVGAKAASLTIMCGGDEGTFGQVRPLLEKMGKNVTLVGNVGDGQVCKVANQIIVALNIAAVGEALLFASKAGADPAKVRQALMGGFASSRILEVHGERMIKRTFAPGFRISLHQKDLNLALQSARALGVALPQTAGAAQLMNACAALGHGQQDHSALVRALEALAQHTVTPD; from the coding sequence ATGTCGCAATCGCAAAAAATCGGATTCATCGGCCTCGGCATCATGGGCGCGCCCATGGCGGGCCACCTGCTCGACGCGGGGCACCAGCTCTTCGTGAACACCCAGGGCAACACGCCCGAGCCCTTCATCTCGAAGGCCACCATCTGCGCCTCGGCGGCCGAGGTGGCGCGCCAGGCCGACATCATCTTCATCATGGTGCCCGACACGCCCGACGTGGAAAAGGTGCTGTTCGGCGAGCCGGGCACGCAGGGCGTGGCAGAGGGCCTGAAAGACTCGCGCGGCAAGATCGTGGTGGACTGCAGCTCCATCGATCCGATTGCCACCAAGGGCTTCGCCAAGCGCATCATCGCGCTCGGCTGCGGCTACATCGATGCGCCGGTCTCGGGCGGCGAAGTGGGCGCCAAGGCCGCGAGCCTCACCATCATGTGCGGCGGCGACGAAGGCACCTTCGGCCAGGTGCGGCCGCTGCTCGAGAAGATGGGCAAGAACGTCACGCTCGTGGGCAACGTGGGCGACGGCCAGGTCTGCAAGGTGGCCAACCAGATCATCGTGGCGCTCAACATCGCGGCCGTGGGCGAGGCGCTGCTGTTCGCCTCCAAGGCGGGCGCCGATCCGGCCAAGGTGCGCCAGGCGCTGATGGGCGGCTTCGCGAGTTCGCGCATCCTCGAGGTGCACGGCGAACGCATGATCAAGCGCACCTTCGCGCCCGGGTTCCGCATCTCGCTGCACCAGAAGGACCTGAACCTGGCGCTGCAGAGCGCACGGGCGCTGGGCGTGGCGCTGCCGCAGACGGCGGGCGCGGCGCAATTGATGAACGCCTGCGCGGCGTTGGGCCATGGCCAGCAGGACCACTCGGCGCTGGTGCGCGCGCTCGAGGCGCTGGCGCAGCACACGGTCACGCCAGACTGA
- a CDS encoding C4-dicarboxylate transporter DctA: protein MPRFVKSLFGQVVIALALGVLAGLFMPEFAVKLKPLGDGFIKLIKMIIPVLVFCVVVHGIAGAGDLKRVGRVGVKALIYFEVLTTIALAMGLVLAFVFQPGVGMNVDPGKLDATAMSAYASNADKLTSGGTVEFLMKLIPTTVVNAFATGDVLQVLLFAVLFGCALSLLGERGKPVGAVVDALSLVLFKIMGILIKLAPLGVLGAIAFTVGKYGIGSLKQLGMLVALFYGAVLIFVFVVLGLVMRMSGFSLWKLLRYLREELAIVFATTSSDSVLPQIMAKLRRMGIRDSTVGLVIPTGYSFNLDAFSIYITLAAVFIAQATNTPISMADLLTILAIALVTSKGAHGVPGSAIVVLAATLHAIPAIPAIGLVLVLSVDWFMGIARALGNLIGNCVATVAIAAWEGDIDRERAHAVLDGSYSPDDEPLAEPDEPPAVPLAARAGSH from the coding sequence ATGCCTCGCTTCGTCAAATCCCTCTTCGGCCAGGTCGTCATCGCGCTGGCGCTCGGCGTGCTTGCCGGCCTCTTCATGCCGGAGTTCGCCGTCAAGCTCAAGCCGCTCGGCGACGGCTTCATCAAGCTGATCAAGATGATCATCCCGGTGCTGGTGTTCTGCGTGGTGGTGCACGGCATCGCGGGCGCGGGCGACCTGAAGCGCGTGGGGCGGGTCGGCGTGAAGGCGCTGATCTACTTCGAGGTGCTCACCACCATCGCGCTGGCCATGGGCCTGGTGCTGGCCTTCGTGTTCCAGCCGGGCGTCGGCATGAACGTGGATCCGGGCAAGCTCGACGCCACGGCCATGAGCGCCTATGCCTCGAACGCCGACAAGCTCACCAGCGGCGGCACGGTCGAGTTCCTGATGAAGCTGATTCCCACCACGGTGGTCAACGCCTTTGCCACCGGCGACGTGCTGCAGGTGCTGCTGTTCGCGGTGCTGTTCGGCTGCGCGCTGTCGCTGCTGGGCGAACGCGGCAAACCGGTGGGCGCGGTGGTGGACGCGCTCTCGCTGGTGCTGTTCAAGATCATGGGCATCCTCATCAAGCTGGCGCCGCTGGGCGTGCTGGGCGCCATTGCCTTCACGGTGGGCAAGTACGGCATCGGCTCGCTCAAGCAGCTGGGCATGCTGGTCGCCCTGTTCTACGGCGCGGTGCTGATCTTCGTGTTCGTGGTGCTCGGGCTGGTCATGCGCATGTCGGGCTTCAGCCTCTGGAAGCTGCTGCGCTACCTGCGCGAAGAGCTCGCCATCGTGTTTGCCACCACCTCGTCGGACAGCGTGCTGCCGCAGATCATGGCCAAGCTGCGGCGCATGGGCATCCGCGATTCGACGGTGGGCCTGGTGATTCCCACGGGCTACTCGTTCAACCTCGACGCCTTCTCGATCTACATCACGCTCGCGGCAGTGTTCATCGCGCAGGCCACCAACACGCCGATCTCGATGGCGGACCTGCTGACCATTCTTGCGATTGCGCTGGTCACCTCCAAGGGCGCGCATGGTGTGCCGGGCTCGGCCATCGTGGTGCTGGCCGCCACGCTGCACGCGATTCCCGCCATTCCGGCGATCGGCCTGGTGCTGGTGCTCTCGGTCGACTGGTTCATGGGCATTGCGCGCGCGCTGGGCAACCTGATCGGCAACTGCGTGGCCACGGTGGCCATCGCGGCCTGGGAAGGCGACATCGACCGCGAGCGCGCCCATGCGGTGCTTGACGGCTCCTACTCGCCCGACGACGAACCGCTGGCCGAACCCGACGAGCCGCCGGCAGTGCCTTTGGCCGCGCGCGCCGGCAGCCATTGA